Proteins encoded by one window of Companilactobacillus ginsenosidimutans:
- a CDS encoding NADP-dependent oxidoreductase — protein sequence MKAVVINEYGDRNELHMTNLAIPEIADDEVLVEVKATSVNPIDWKLREGYLAEAIPLKFPIVLGWDVAGKITRTGSAVKDFHAGDKILARPDLTDRGTYAEYTAVKEDKLALLPENVSYEDAAALPLAGLTAWQCIYDYLKVQPGQTVLVQGGAGGVGLFAIQILKHIGAKVITTASPANFDLLKDLGADQIIDYHTEDFSQVLSNIDAVFDTIGGDILSKSYGIIKPEGSLVTTAGAADEDLAKANHINASGMWLHPNGKQLTELVDLVSRGVVKVVTDSVHPFTEDGVKDAQAVSEGMHAKGKIVISMQKS from the coding sequence ATGAAAGCTGTTGTAATTAATGAATATGGAGATCGTAACGAGTTACATATGACCAATTTGGCGATTCCTGAAATCGCTGACGACGAGGTATTAGTTGAGGTTAAAGCTACTTCAGTTAATCCTATCGATTGGAAGTTGCGCGAAGGATATCTTGCTGAAGCAATTCCATTGAAGTTTCCAATTGTTCTTGGTTGGGATGTTGCGGGTAAAATCACTCGTACCGGTTCAGCAGTCAAAGATTTCCACGCTGGTGACAAAATTTTGGCTCGTCCAGATTTGACCGACCGTGGAACTTACGCTGAATATACTGCTGTCAAAGAAGACAAGCTCGCCTTGCTTCCTGAAAATGTTTCTTATGAGGATGCTGCAGCCTTGCCACTTGCTGGTTTGACTGCTTGGCAATGTATTTACGACTATCTTAAGGTTCAACCTGGTCAAACTGTTTTAGTTCAAGGTGGAGCCGGTGGTGTTGGTTTGTTTGCTATTCAAATCTTGAAACACATTGGCGCCAAGGTTATCACGACTGCTAGTCCAGCCAATTTTGATCTGTTAAAAGACTTAGGTGCTGATCAGATAATTGATTACCACACTGAGGACTTTAGCCAGGTATTAAGCAATATTGACGCCGTTTTCGACACTATTGGTGGAGACATTTTGTCAAAAAGTTATGGCATCATTAAGCCTGAGGGTAGTCTGGTTACGACTGCTGGTGCGGCTGACGAGGATTTGGCTAAAGCTAATCACATCAACGCTTCTGGCATGTGGCTTCACCCTAATGGCAAGCAATTGACTGAGTTGGTTGATTTGGTGAGTCGCGGGGTCGTCAAGGTGGTCACGGACAGTGTACATCCATTTACTGAGGATGGTGTTAAAGACGCCCAGGCTGTCAGTGAAGGCATGCATGCTAAGGGTAAAATTGTTATTTCTATGCAAAAAAGTTAG
- a CDS encoding YagU family protein, with protein MKITTKRPARVWAAVFAGIIGGIISGIVKLGWEVLLPPRTIARNLTNPPQELLQQFGIPKAITHLTYTYSGQQMPWVSFIMHFGFSITFAIIYCVLAEYFPQVKLGQGTIYGLVIWVLFHLLIMPLMGTVPAVWNQPFEEHFSEALGHMVWAWAIEICRRDFRSRITHEPDREFTTTI; from the coding sequence ATGAAAATTACTACTAAAAGACCAGCCCGAGTTTGGGCAGCAGTCTTTGCAGGTATTATTGGTGGTATTATTTCAGGGATTGTTAAATTAGGTTGGGAAGTTTTACTTCCACCAAGAACAATCGCCAGAAACTTAACAAATCCACCACAAGAATTGTTACAACAATTCGGTATTCCAAAGGCAATCACACATTTAACTTACACATATTCAGGCCAACAAATGCCTTGGGTAAGTTTCATCATGCACTTTGGATTCTCAATTACTTTCGCCATCATTTATTGTGTACTCGCAGAGTATTTCCCACAAGTTAAACTAGGCCAAGGTACCATTTACGGACTAGTAATCTGGGTATTGTTCCATCTACTAATCATGCCACTAATGGGCACAGTTCCAGCAGTTTGGAACCAACCATTCGAAGAACACTTCTCCGAAGCACTAGGCCACATGGTATGGGCATGGGCAATTGAAATCTGCAGACGTGACTTCAGAAGTCGAATAACACATGAACCAGATCGAGAATTTACCACAACAATCTAA
- a CDS encoding SLAP domain-containing protein, protein MKKRNMVVGALVCGMLLSSISEPVIVGAEMLQGVARDEDQIKNSVYMRFYFYDNDERIGSQSIFGNEGDTYELSKIKLPNGYKLDTDNPKDVKLTDNESEPFKIKVVKVKRIVTLRYVDVTNGAEKAVADVKLSVPILDRSISEKNIMERLPKGFILTEESDKPINIRDTNEKTYTIKVKRVENDLYTNTIQFRDYDTQKSVGKPFLISGKLNRPKILDISNLPTGYFFQYSNLGNYSSVITITSSEKTRYVDVRRDQEDSRVRNFVHFIDKSGKLLETKILTENEGKTVDLGKLFPVYDFGDDYQYKISKDGTEATIKNVKREYVEQKIKFVDEHGHLSGRTSLIMKIGHTFEAQQGLAPAGYKIKNTSDTFTAQSSPSEVVIVVIPNTVFNMFKIVDYDNEEDVLMNEVLIKGLFGHTPVFPPDLIPGYKLSSRNYTQMNYSSKIETISFMKVVKNTIRFIDNGSGKVIDEKVVKGVRDESYSVEIPLGYKLNSGEKKIEGTINDPRWGTKTIFVYKKNNSDGINSGTHVGNNSNSHVTKPDVSQSQNETDGKPSPNSQIDKTANGEAPNINEVFSNEQKYLGVISTHSGSRLIPLFSMKGKQSNRSLSANTDWKIDRKATINGETFYRVSTNEWVKAAHVFEYSVINQNITTKAGKTAELYNSKFKLSNRSLAGDTSWHTDKSRVVDGKTYYRVSTDEWVAATDINK, encoded by the coding sequence ATGAAGAAAAGAAATATGGTTGTAGGTGCTTTAGTGTGTGGAATGTTGTTGAGCAGTATCTCGGAACCAGTAATTGTGGGTGCCGAAATGTTACAAGGAGTTGCGCGGGACGAAGACCAAATTAAGAATTCTGTATACATGCGTTTTTATTTTTACGACAATGATGAGAGAATTGGTTCTCAATCTATTTTTGGTAATGAAGGCGATACATATGAGCTGTCAAAAATTAAATTGCCAAATGGATACAAATTGGACACTGATAATCCAAAAGATGTTAAGTTAACTGATAATGAATCTGAACCGTTTAAAATCAAGGTTGTTAAAGTTAAAAGAATTGTCACTCTCAGATACGTTGATGTGACAAATGGAGCTGAAAAAGCAGTTGCTGATGTCAAACTCTCGGTGCCGATATTGGACAGGTCAATTTCAGAAAAAAATATTATGGAACGCTTGCCAAAAGGATTTATCCTTACTGAAGAGTCTGATAAGCCCATCAACATACGAGATACTAATGAAAAAACATATACAATTAAAGTCAAAAGAGTGGAGAATGATTTATATACAAATACCATTCAGTTTCGCGATTATGATACACAAAAATCTGTAGGGAAACCGTTTTTGATTTCCGGCAAATTGAATCGTCCAAAGATTTTAGACATTAGTAATCTTCCAACTGGATACTTTTTTCAATATTCTAATTTGGGTAATTATTCAAGTGTTATAACGATTACTTCCTCTGAAAAAACGAGATATGTCGATGTAAGGCGAGATCAAGAAGATTCACGTGTTAGAAATTTTGTCCATTTTATTGATAAATCTGGGAAACTGTTAGAAACAAAAATATTAACTGAAAATGAAGGTAAGACGGTTGACTTGGGAAAACTATTTCCAGTCTATGACTTTGGAGATGATTACCAATATAAAATATCAAAAGATGGAACGGAAGCAACTATTAAAAATGTAAAGCGAGAATACGTCGAGCAAAAAATTAAATTTGTTGACGAACACGGACACCTGTCGGGTCGTACGTCACTCATTATGAAAATTGGTCATACATTTGAAGCACAGCAAGGTTTAGCTCCTGCTGGATATAAAATAAAAAACACTTCTGATACCTTTACAGCCCAAAGTAGCCCTTCTGAAGTTGTTATTGTAGTGATTCCGAATACCGTTTTTAACATGTTCAAAATTGTTGATTATGATAATGAAGAAGATGTATTAATGAATGAAGTACTTATTAAGGGATTGTTTGGACATACGCCTGTATTCCCGCCTGATCTAATTCCTGGATATAAATTAAGTAGCCGTAACTATACGCAAATGAATTACTCAAGTAAAATTGAAACAATTAGTTTCATGAAGGTAGTAAAGAACACAATTAGATTTATTGACAATGGCTCGGGTAAAGTAATTGATGAGAAGGTAGTCAAAGGTGTAAGGGATGAATCGTATTCAGTAGAAATTCCTTTAGGGTATAAGTTAAATAGTGGTGAGAAAAAAATTGAGGGAACAATTAATGATCCGAGATGGGGAACAAAAACGATATTCGTTTATAAAAAGAACAATTCTGATGGTATTAATAGTGGAACACATGTGGGGAATAATTCTAACTCTCATGTAACCAAACCAGATGTTAGTCAAAGCCAAAATGAAACAGATGGGAAACCATCTCCAAATTCTCAAATTGATAAAACTGCAAATGGTGAAGCTCCAAACATTAATGAGGTGTTTAGTAATGAGCAAAAATATTTAGGTGTAATTTCAACTCATTCAGGATCTAGATTAATTCCGTTGTTTAGTATGAAGGGCAAACAATCAAATCGAAGCTTATCTGCAAACACGGACTGGAAGATTGATAGGAAGGCAACCATCAATGGAGAAACATTCTATCGAGTATCTACTAACGAATGGGTGAAAGCTGCTCATGTGTTTGAGTACAGTGTTATTAATCAAAATATAACTACAAAAGCAGGTAAGACTGCAGAACTGTATAACAGCAAATTCAAACTTTCTAATAGAAGTCTTGCTGGTGATACTAGTTGGCATACTGATAAATCTCGTGTTGTTGATGGTAAAACTTATTATCGGGTTTCAACAGATGAGTGGGTTGCTGCAACTGATATTAATAAATAG
- a CDS encoding DHA2 family efflux MFS transporter permease subunit: MNRQLNTKLILSIIATGLLSFSGVVVETATNVTFPTLMKEFSVNTSAVQWMTTGYLLVASIMMPLSAYLKTNFTSKKLFITAASSFIIGLALDALAPAFSLLVLGRVIQGIGAGIALPLMFNIILEQAPASKIGLLMGVGTLITAIAPAIGPTFGGLIVNSLGWRSIFIILIPLVVIALFIGAFAIQQITPPEKTKLNIIDILLVSVAFIGLIIGFSNLSAVAQNPVGFWIPLVVGVIALILFIYKSTHSNSPLIDLKILKNHKYSEHLGAFFLVQLGALGMSFVLPNYVQLVNMKTALVAGLLVLPGALLGAAFAPLGGAILDKFGARKPILIGIIIEIIAMVLYVGFGRQLSNGLILTFYLLFMLGMGLVMGNTMTNGLKQLPQEKSADGNGLFNTVQQFAGAVGTSIVSTIMALAQSASMPKSYAARTAIGSQNSFILLLVFLVIAGIMLNSATKLSKNS, from the coding sequence ATGAATCGTCAACTAAACACTAAATTAATTTTATCTATCATCGCTACTGGACTACTGTCCTTCTCCGGAGTTGTTGTTGAAACTGCCACAAACGTGACTTTTCCAACACTAATGAAGGAATTCAGCGTCAATACTTCAGCTGTTCAGTGGATGACAACTGGATATTTATTAGTCGCATCAATCATGATGCCACTGTCTGCATATTTAAAAACTAATTTCACTTCAAAAAAATTATTTATTACGGCAGCTAGTTCGTTCATCATCGGACTAGCACTTGATGCACTTGCACCAGCTTTTTCACTGCTAGTCCTTGGTCGAGTCATTCAAGGAATCGGAGCCGGAATTGCCTTACCACTAATGTTCAACATCATTCTTGAACAAGCTCCAGCTTCAAAAATCGGACTATTAATGGGAGTCGGAACCTTGATCACTGCAATTGCACCAGCAATTGGACCAACTTTCGGTGGACTAATCGTCAACTCACTCGGCTGGAGAAGTATTTTCATTATTCTCATACCACTAGTTGTCATCGCACTATTTATAGGTGCTTTTGCAATTCAGCAAATCACCCCTCCTGAAAAAACCAAGTTAAACATTATCGATATTTTACTTGTGTCAGTCGCCTTTATCGGACTTATCATTGGATTCTCTAACTTGTCGGCTGTTGCCCAAAATCCCGTCGGCTTCTGGATTCCACTAGTTGTTGGGGTAATCGCCTTAATTTTATTTATCTATAAATCAACACATAGCAACAGTCCATTGATTGATTTAAAGATTTTGAAAAACCACAAATATTCTGAACATCTTGGAGCATTTTTCCTTGTCCAATTAGGTGCACTTGGAATGTCTTTTGTACTTCCAAATTATGTTCAACTTGTTAATATGAAAACCGCCTTGGTTGCCGGTTTACTTGTCCTTCCTGGAGCACTTTTAGGTGCAGCATTTGCTCCACTTGGAGGCGCTATTCTAGACAAATTTGGTGCACGAAAACCTATTCTTATTGGAATCATCATCGAAATAATCGCGATGGTGCTCTATGTCGGATTTGGACGCCAGCTTTCAAATGGATTGATTCTTACCTTCTATCTATTATTCATGCTCGGAATGGGATTGGTGATGGGTAATACTATGACCAACGGTCTAAAACAGTTACCGCAAGAAAAAAGTGCTGACGGCAATGGCTTATTCAATACTGTACAACAATTTGCCGGCGCGGTAGGAACTTCGATTGTGTCTACTATTATGGCGCTTGCTCAGAGTGCTAGCATGCCAAAAAGTTATGCGGCGAGAACGGCAATTGGTTCACAAAATTCGTTCATTTTGCTGTTAGTATTTTTGGTAATTGCTGGTATTATGTTGAATTCAGCTACAAAACTATCAAAGAATTCATAA
- a CDS encoding MIP/aquaporin family protein — MHYTLFIRCVAEFIGTALMVALGNGSVANVELKGTKGFHGGWILIGFGYGIGVMIPVMMFAGISGGAFNPAMTLGMATNGLFPWSEVLPYLAAQFLGAIFGQALIVAAYKPYYDHTTNADSILGTFSTIDNAHSKLNGFINEFLGTFVLVLGAVALTSDKVDSRADFIGLGFLVMALVISLGGATGPALNPARDLGPRILHAILPLQHKGSSQWEYSWVPVVAPIVGAICAVKVWTTFF, encoded by the coding sequence ATGCACTACACACTATTTATTCGCTGCGTTGCCGAGTTTATCGGTACTGCCTTGATGGTGGCGCTGGGTAACGGATCTGTTGCAAACGTTGAGCTAAAGGGTACAAAGGGTTTCCACGGGGGGTGGATTCTTATAGGTTTTGGTTATGGTATCGGTGTTATGATCCCCGTAATGATGTTCGCTGGTATTTCTGGCGGTGCATTCAACCCTGCTATGACACTAGGAATGGCCACTAACGGATTATTCCCTTGGTCAGAAGTTTTACCATATTTAGCAGCTCAATTCTTGGGCGCAATTTTTGGTCAAGCTTTGATCGTGGCAGCATACAAACCATACTATGATCACACAACCAACGCTGATTCAATTTTGGGAACATTCTCAACAATTGATAATGCACATAGTAAATTAAATGGATTCATCAACGAATTCCTCGGAACATTCGTCCTTGTCCTTGGTGCTGTGGCACTTACAAGTGACAAAGTTGATTCACGTGCCGACTTCATCGGACTAGGATTTCTAGTTATGGCCTTAGTTATTTCACTTGGTGGAGCAACTGGACCAGCACTTAATCCCGCTCGTGACTTGGGACCAAGAATTCTACACGCAATCCTTCCACTACAACACAAAGGTTCATCACAATGGGAATACAGCTGGGTTCCAGTCGTAGCACCAATCGTCGGTGCCATTTGTGCAGTTAAAGTTTGGACAACATTCTTTTAG
- a CDS encoding SLAP domain-containing protein translates to MKRSFLVGTILSTLMLGSVIAPSAVSAAELMSEESEKKKKVKIKFSTDYGSPSSIEVDVKRGGKIDISKKIPKGYILAEGESAHIKLDKDDTDVTVKLVATTRWDTIQFMGWRGVMTRAIEKHTGEKITIKDYQKFVPDGYEIDTTRNTNFVSGNDVWGQTFHVYLNKVAEKVTVKNTVKFVSDSEEISSISMSGIVHSFVNIADKIPAGYSLAKDQSGLVKLGKDNSTTIVKLTADSHYDSIQFFGTANFSSIKMKTGEKITFEKYKHLIPKGYKVDMTKPHEFVSGTFGQNFIIYLTKLPAVTCTVNCVDKHGNVVDTQTVTGYEGEKVKVKESDKFKIKGDRIVTINPSAASVSIQVESTQVEKEIRFVDEDGVKVAEYKGKFDIRGQIKIDPSKIPSGYEVKLGYLSVTDDGKKIIIIKVFKTHKNTVQFVTPHGEVVGTTDIKGQSGSEVIVNPPKGYEFLDSSFKIFNVYKGTLVQKVIVMNTAELDKTEIVSNPVEPVQTSDKNIISSGIVEKPVQTPVTPELPSVLPDKDNDGSNENNLVEVPNLTPMPEPIPVPVEPVPEPAAPNPEPEPEPIPDPEPTPEPEPTPDPEPTPDPEPVPDPDPVPSPEPTPEPEPAPDPEPNPDPEPAPNPEPTPDPEPTPDPEPIPDPEPTPDPDPEPVPDPEPVPEPEPAPDPEPSAPIPDPEPTPTPAPNPEPTPEPTPNPGPNIQDITGKVTIHGDRTHTQLVNTKGESIEYNLLPQTDWLIDKVATINGEKYYRVSTDGWVKADHSLVFEYTTGVVTTRPGKVARLVDSQGNVSVRNLAGDSAWKTDKTATINGKIHYRVSTNEWVCIDDLI, encoded by the coding sequence ATGAAACGTAGTTTTTTAGTGGGTACTATTTTGAGTACTTTGATGCTTGGATCAGTTATTGCACCGAGTGCTGTTAGTGCTGCCGAGTTAATGAGTGAAGAGTCTGAAAAGAAGAAGAAAGTTAAGATTAAGTTTTCTACCGATTATGGTTCACCTAGTAGCATTGAGGTTGATGTTAAGCGTGGTGGAAAGATTGATATTTCAAAGAAGATTCCTAAGGGATATATCCTTGCTGAAGGAGAATCTGCACATATTAAATTAGATAAAGATGACACAGATGTGACGGTTAAACTTGTTGCAACTACACGTTGGGATACGATTCAATTCATGGGTTGGCGTGGAGTTATGACTAGAGCTATTGAGAAGCATACGGGTGAGAAGATAACTATCAAGGATTATCAGAAATTCGTGCCGGATGGATATGAAATTGATACGACACGCAATACTAATTTTGTTTCTGGAAACGACGTTTGGGGACAAACTTTTCATGTTTATTTGAACAAAGTTGCAGAAAAAGTTACCGTGAAAAATACTGTTAAATTTGTGTCAGATTCTGAAGAGATATCGTCGATTTCAATGAGTGGTATAGTCCATAGTTTTGTGAATATTGCTGACAAAATTCCAGCTGGATACAGTCTTGCTAAAGACCAATCCGGATTAGTTAAGTTGGGGAAAGATAATTCTACAACTATCGTGAAGCTGACAGCTGATTCACATTATGATTCTATACAATTTTTCGGCACAGCGAACTTCAGTAGTATCAAAATGAAGACTGGCGAAAAAATTACTTTTGAGAAGTACAAACACTTAATTCCTAAGGGTTACAAGGTTGATATGACGAAACCTCACGAATTTGTTTCGGGTACGTTTGGTCAAAACTTTATTATTTATTTAACGAAACTTCCTGCGGTTACTTGCACGGTTAACTGTGTTGATAAGCACGGTAACGTTGTTGATACTCAGACTGTCACTGGATACGAGGGTGAAAAAGTTAAGGTTAAGGAGTCGGACAAGTTCAAGATTAAGGGCGACCGAATCGTGACTATTAATCCAAGTGCGGCTTCAGTTAGTATTCAAGTTGAGTCAACTCAAGTTGAAAAGGAAATCCGTTTTGTTGACGAAGACGGCGTAAAAGTTGCTGAATACAAAGGTAAATTCGATATTCGTGGTCAAATTAAGATTGATCCAAGTAAGATTCCATCCGGATATGAGGTTAAGTTGGGATACTTGAGTGTTACGGATGATGGGAAGAAAATTATCATTATCAAAGTGTTCAAGACTCACAAGAATACTGTTCAATTTGTGACACCACATGGGGAAGTCGTTGGCACGACTGATATTAAAGGACAGAGTGGCAGTGAAGTCATCGTTAATCCGCCTAAAGGTTATGAGTTTCTAGATAGCTCATTCAAGATTTTCAATGTTTACAAAGGTACTCTTGTTCAAAAAGTTATTGTCATGAATACTGCTGAATTAGACAAAACTGAAATTGTCAGTAATCCTGTTGAACCTGTGCAAACTTCAGATAAGAATATAATTTCCAGTGGAATTGTTGAGAAACCTGTTCAAACGCCAGTTACACCGGAACTTCCTTCAGTATTGCCAGATAAAGATAATGACGGTTCAAATGAAAATAACTTGGTTGAAGTTCCAAATCTAACACCAATGCCAGAGCCAATTCCTGTTCCGGTCGAGCCAGTGCCCGAACCAGCTGCCCCAAATCCTGAACCAGAACCAGAGCCAATTCCAGATCCAGAACCAACTCCAGAACCAGAGCCTACACCAGACCCTGAACCAACACCGGATCCAGAACCTGTTCCAGATCCTGATCCTGTTCCTAGTCCAGAACCAACACCGGAACCAGAACCAGCGCCAGACCCAGAACCAAATCCAGATCCTGAACCAGCACCAAATCCAGAACCAACGCCAGATCCAGAACCAACTCCTGATCCGGAACCTATTCCGGATCCAGAGCCCACACCGGACCCGGACCCAGAACCTGTTCCTGACCCTGAGCCTGTCCCAGAGCCGGAACCAGCACCAGATCCAGAACCTTCAGCTCCAATTCCGGACCCAGAACCAACACCGACGCCAGCTCCAAACCCAGAACCAACACCAGAACCAACACCAAACCCAGGACCAAACATCCAAGACATCACCGGAAAAGTAACAATCCACGGTGACCGCACACATACTCAACTGGTTAACACCAAAGGTGAGTCGATTGAATACAACTTGCTTCCTCAGACTGACTGGTTGATTGATAAGGTTGCTACTATCAATGGTGAAAAATATTATCGTGTTTCAACTGATGGTTGGGTTAAGGCTGATCATAGTCTTGTCTTTGAATATACGACAGGGGTGGTTACTACTCGTCCTGGAAAGGTTGCGCGCCTTGTTGATAGTCAGGGTAATGTCAGTGTTCGTAATTTGGCCGGTGATTCTGCTTGGAAGACTGATAAGACGGCAACTATTAATGGTAAAATTCACTATCGCGTATCTACTAACGAGTGGGTTTGTATTGACGATTTAATCTAA
- a CDS encoding MarR family winged helix-turn-helix transcriptional regulator — protein MDRNFGILIKQAGNVMARDADKYAQTMDLTGMQMSIIDYISNHENDSNIFQKNIENEFNIRRPSATSALKLMEKRDLLVRVPMENDARLKRIILTPKARKLSKSINDYFSKNEIIIANAIGAENISAVKTGLKSISNVFSD, from the coding sequence ATGGACAGAAATTTTGGCATTTTAATTAAGCAAGCAGGTAATGTAATGGCTCGCGACGCTGATAAATACGCACAAACTATGGATTTAACAGGAATGCAAATGAGTATTATTGATTACATTTCAAATCATGAAAATGATTCAAATATTTTTCAGAAAAATATTGAAAATGAATTTAATATTCGACGTCCAAGTGCCACTAGTGCATTAAAATTAATGGAGAAAAGAGACTTGTTAGTCCGTGTCCCTATGGAGAATGATGCGAGATTAAAACGGATAATATTGACTCCCAAAGCAAGAAAATTATCAAAATCAATTAATGATTATTTTTCCAAGAATGAGATAATTATTGCAAATGCAATCGGTGCTGAAAACATTTCAGCCGTGAAAACAGGATTGAAAAGCATCTCGAATGTATTTTCAGATTAA
- a CDS encoding SLAP domain-containing protein has protein sequence MKNTKSNVLKGLIFSGVVLGTIGLQSTIVNAATDAGIEAATTTTEKATTKITNPIIFTSGGAEIGNGTMLQGDKVGQSVDITKLIPAGYQVASGSNVLSLKDNGTSQTVQLTKAGDVTATVHYVYNSGVIGTETLTGLAGSSVDVKSVPAGYYLANKNQGTVILGSGSSDVYLDVNKDISNTISFVKDDTAKTQVGTGIVYGEKAGDKVTVDAKQLPEGYSFKNSADATFTMQPDGTQKQITVVKQSTTEDSKGTVATLDKVTPLYTVDGKKVDGRALGASSDWATDKKLTLNGEAYYRVSTSEWVKASDVYVYTSNPDTVTTKAAGIAPLYDFNGKKLTTRAVAASSAWYTDRTITINGQKYYRVSTTEFLSAADIK, from the coding sequence ATGAAAAATACTAAATCGAATGTTTTGAAAGGTTTAATTTTTTCAGGAGTAGTGCTTGGAACTATTGGACTTCAATCAACTATCGTCAATGCTGCAACTGACGCTGGTATTGAAGCTGCGACAACTACTACTGAGAAGGCAACAACTAAAATTACCAATCCTATTATCTTTACAAGTGGTGGAGCTGAAATTGGTAACGGAACTATGCTCCAAGGCGACAAGGTGGGTCAATCTGTTGATATCACTAAGTTGATTCCAGCTGGTTATCAAGTTGCCAGTGGTAGCAATGTTTTGTCATTGAAGGACAATGGTACAAGTCAAACTGTTCAATTGACTAAGGCTGGCGACGTGACTGCGACTGTCCACTACGTTTACAATAGTGGTGTTATTGGTACAGAAACTTTGACTGGCCTAGCTGGTAGTTCAGTTGATGTTAAGAGTGTTCCTGCTGGTTATTATCTAGCTAACAAGAACCAGGGTACTGTAATTCTTGGATCTGGATCATCTGACGTCTATCTTGATGTAAATAAAGATATCAGTAATACGATTTCATTTGTAAAAGATGATACAGCCAAAACTCAAGTCGGCACTGGTATCGTTTATGGCGAAAAAGCTGGCGACAAGGTCACTGTTGATGCTAAGCAACTTCCTGAAGGCTATTCATTTAAGAATTCTGCCGATGCAACATTCACCATGCAACCAGACGGTACTCAAAAACAAATCACAGTCGTTAAACAATCAACAACTGAAGATTCAAAAGGTACAGTCGCAACTTTGGACAAGGTAACTCCACTTTACACAGTTGATGGCAAGAAAGTCGATGGCCGTGCATTAGGTGCATCAAGCGATTGGGCTACTGATAAAAAGCTTACACTCAATGGAGAAGCATACTATCGTGTGTCAACATCCGAGTGGGTTAAAGCATCAGACGTGTACGTATACACATCAAATCCTGATACAGTAACAACAAAAGCTGCTGGAATCGCACCATTGTACGATTTCAATGGTAAAAAATTAACAACTAGAGCCGTAGCCGCAAGTTCTGCTTGGTACACCGACAGAACAATCACAATCAACGGTCAAAAGTATTACCGTGTTTCAACAACAGAGTTCTTATCTGCTGCTGATATTAAATAA